The Corynebacterium occultum sequence GCGATCCTACGGTCCCGGACATTCCGCGTTGTCTCACTTCAACTGCCCACACCACCCCCCCCAACAACAGGACACCACCGGTGCAGATCCGCTTCGAGGCGGCTCCCCTCTGGTGCAGGAGAAAATCCGTGAAGGTTCTCATCAAGCCCAACGCCCAGGCCATCGGCTCCGAGGTCGCTGACACCATCGAGGCACTGCTGAAGGAAAAGCCTGCCGCAGTGCTGGGTGTCGCCACCGGTTCCAGTCCGCTGCCGGTCTACGCAGAGCTGATCCGCCGCCACCGGGAAGAGGGCCTGAGCTTCGCCGATTCCCAGGCATTCATGCTTGACGAATACGTCAACATCAGGGCTGATCATCCGGAGCGCTACTTCAACTTCATTGACCGTCATTTCTCCTCCCAGGTGGATTTCGCCGAGGGTGCAGTCCATGGTCCGAACGGCCTGGCGGAGATCCCCGAGCTCGAGGCCCGGGACTATGACGATTCCATTGAAGCTGCCGGGGGTGTGGACTTTCAGATCCTGGGCGTGGGCTCCAACGGCCACATCGCCTTCAATGAACCCGGCTCCACCCAGGACAGCCGCACCCGGACGATTGCGCTGACCGAGCAGACCCGGCACGATAACGCCCGTTTCTTCGATGGCGATGTCTCCCAGGTTCCCAAGCTGGCACTGACCCAGGGGCTGGGCACCATCATGGAGGCCCGCAGCATCGTCATGATTGCACTGGGTGAGGGCAAAGCTGATGCGGTGCGTGAACTGGTGGAGGGCAAGGCCCGCCGGGAGTGGCCGGTCACCATCCTGCAGCGCCACCCCAATGTCGTGGTCTACCTGGATGAGGCTGCGGCCTCGAAGCTGAGCAACCCGGCTGACTACCGCGAGAATTAACACACCTGGCCCATATCTGGGGGCTTGAGCGCTGGGATCCCCCCGGTCCACATCTCTGGTACGCCTAGGCGTTTCCGGAGATGTGGACCTTTTGCCTTCCCAGGCCCTTCGGGCTTTCCGATCCAACCCGTCGCCGATGATCGGGTTCACCCCCTGCGGAAGAGGAGACAATGGTGTTCATGATCAGTTCACTCAATCACCTCATCGAGCACATCGAGGCACAACTTTCCCAGGGAGCTGATGCCGAGATCGATATCGAGCAGATCGCCCGGGAGCACGGGATCACCGGTTATCATCTACGGCGGATGTTCTCCGCATTGTCCGGTATGCCCGTCTCGGAGTACTTGCGGCGTCGTCATATGACCCGGGCCGCCGGGGATCTGCTGA is a genomic window containing:
- the nagB gene encoding glucosamine-6-phosphate deaminase, translated to MKVLIKPNAQAIGSEVADTIEALLKEKPAAVLGVATGSSPLPVYAELIRRHREEGLSFADSQAFMLDEYVNIRADHPERYFNFIDRHFSSQVDFAEGAVHGPNGLAEIPELEARDYDDSIEAAGGVDFQILGVGSNGHIAFNEPGSTQDSRTRTIALTEQTRHDNARFFDGDVSQVPKLALTQGLGTIMEARSIVMIALGEGKADAVRELVEGKARREWPVTILQRHPNVVVYLDEAAASKLSNPADYREN